The DNA segment CCATGAATTGAACCAGTTGTTATTACCAGAGGTTCAGTAGGTTCTGTTTCTCTACTAACTAATTCCTGTAAGGCAATTATCAGGTGGGAAGCAACTACAACCGGGTCTACCCCTTCATCAGGATGAGCACCATGAGCTCCAGTTCCTTTTACTTTAATAGTAAATTTATCAGTAGAAGCCATAATTGGACCATAACCAACTCCAATCTGGCCAACTGGGATGTTTGTTCTATTATGTAAACCAATAATTCTATCTACTTTAGGATTTTCTAGAGCTCCTTCATCAATCATTGGCTTCGCACCACCTGGGCCCTCTTCAGCAGGTTGAAAAATAAATTTTACATTTCCTTTTATTTTATCTTTAAACATAGAAATAACTTTGGCAGTACCTAAAGCTATAGCTGTATGAGCATCATGACCACAGGCATGCATTTTTCCTGGATTTTGAGATTTATATTCTACTTCATTTTTTTCCTCAAGAGGAAGGGCATCCATATCAGCTCTAATGGCAATAGTTTGACTGGAAAAATTATTTTTAAGATTGGCCACAACACCTGTCCCGGCCATTTTTTCAACTTCATAACCCCATTTTTTTAATTTTTCAATCACTAAGGCTGAAGTCCTTTCTTCTTCAAAAGCCAGTTCAGGATGTTGAT comes from the Halanaerobiales bacterium genome and includes:
- a CDS encoding amidohydrolase; this translates as MSLIAEIKKEIMGIEDEMIEWRRDIHQHPELAFEEERTSALVIEKLKKWGYEVEKMAGTGVVANLKNNFSSQTIAIRADMDALPLEEKNEVEYKSQNPGKMHACGHDAHTAIALGTAKVISMFKDKIKGNVKFIFQPAEEGPGGAKPMIDEGALENPKVDRIIGLHNRTNIPVGQIGVGYGPIMASTDKFTIKVKGTGAHGAHPDEGVDPVVVASHLIIALQELVSRETEPTEPLVITTGSIHG